A genomic window from bacterium includes:
- a CDS encoding PTS sugar transporter subunit IIA yields the protein MDIAEVLKHTSPDLFLPDLQATDKQGALAELVEGLVAGTEISNPDTILQMLQSREALGSTAVGPGIAFPHGRTLAVQRLTVLIGRHQAGVDFDSEDGNPTHLFFVLIAPPQDSGHQYIKSLAALIDRVQNAGLREKLMAAENYETFCAAMKED from the coding sequence ATGGACATTGCCGAGGTTTTGAAGCACACCTCCCCCGATCTCTTCCTCCCCGACCTGCAAGCCACGGACAAACAGGGTGCTCTCGCCGAACTGGTCGAGGGTCTGGTCGCCGGTACCGAGATCTCCAACCCCGACACCATTCTCCAGATGCTGCAGAGCCGCGAGGCCCTCGGCAGCACCGCCGTGGGACCGGGCATCGCCTTCCCCCACGGACGCACCCTCGCCGTGCAGCGGCTGACGGTGCTCATCGGCCGCCACCAGGCCGGCGTCGACTTCGACTCCGAGGACGGCAACCCGACGCACCTGTTCTTCGTGCTCATCGCGCCCCCGCAGGACAGCGGCCACCAGTACATCAAGTCGCTGGCCGCGCTGATCGACCGGGTGCAGAACGCCGGGCTGCGCGAGAAGCTGATGGCCGCCGAGAACTACGAGACGTTCTGCGCCGCCATGAAGGAGGACTAG